The genomic window TCCTCTGAATTCAGGCCTCAGAAATCCCGCAGGTGAAGCTTTTGAGATCCCTGCTGAATGCGAAGGAGGGTTAACGTCACCAGAAGGAACGGCTTTAGTGGGGAGTCTGGTTGTTTTCATACAATCCACGTCCTCAGCACCTCCAGCTGATTCATTAACTCTTGTGCTTAATTCTTGCTCCTCTGCTTTACTGGAGAGTTTAGCTGGTGCTGTGGAAAGACACGGAGTGATGATGCAACAGGCAGTCTGTGCTTCATTTACTGCACTGCCTTCACTACAGGGACTGGGGCAGCACTTTGAAAcgatgttttctttcttctccacttcaactttcagcttttttctttctgatggtAAATTCTGGGATTTCCCTAAGGATTCTCTGTTGCTGCAGTGGACCCACAGGGGCATCAGGGCATGCCGGCCAGTCTCCTGATTCCTGTTATGGTTTCCATAGTTGTTTGAAGTGCTTTTATAATCTGATGCAAATGTACTGGGTTCTTTCCCAGGACTTGATTCTTCCCATTTGCTACTCAGTCCTGGCAAGCAGTCATCCTTCATTCTGTTAGTGCAGGGTTGACAGTGAGTTTTTTGCAGCCTGTGCTCACAACCACTTGGAGCCGGTAAGGTGTTGTTGCCACCCGTGTGTTTGTCTGTGTCGCTGCCACGGCGATCTTGGGAAGTTTTGCTCACTGCAGTATGTGAGCTCACATGTACTGAATGTGATGTCTCCATTATGTAGGTTAAACTGTCCGTGGTTCCCTCTAGGGACGCACTGTGTGGAATATGGTTACCATTAGCACCCGTTTCTGATTTAGCAGTGTTTAATTCTGTTGTCACAAGGGAGGAAAGGCTGTCACTTTCAGAGCTCCtgacatctttttcttcagcGATGCCAGTACTGCTGACTGATTCCTTTGCATCAGGACTGGAGCCTGTAATATCTGTGATCCTATTCCCCCTTTCTTTGATTTTCCTGGCATGTtgactgcttttcattttttggtAGATTTTCTTAAAGGTTTCATCTCCATACATTTGCCATTTTTCTTCCGAGAACATCTTCAGCTTCCTCTGACtgtgtttcttgtttttagtGCCGACTGTTTCTCCAGTCCCAAGCCTCGTACTCGTCTGCAGCTCTTCCGAGGGAGGATGATCAGCCACGTTACTTAGTGGCAAATCATCCACTGCTGTCTGTCTGACTAGAGCTCGAGGGTGGCTGCTGGGAAAATCCACCGAGTTTGCAACGAGATTGTTGCTAGGCAGCAAAGTAGCAGCGCCCGTATTTACAGACTGCTTAGTAAGAGGCAGCGGTTTTGAGCAGCCTGCGTTGTCATGCACTGCTCTGGTGCCTTCCACAAATGGCAGAGAGTTGCTTCGTGTGACAGGCACAGCATCTATCGTTGTGGAGAACTGTGTGGGGACTGAATGAAAAAACATCGGCTTGCATTTCTCGAGGGGTGCTAAGGTAGATTTTGCTGAACAAAGGGAGAGGTTCTTTTTCCTGTTGGTGTCAGAAGTCCTGATGTCAAAATGGAAGGAGTCTTTGTACGTATAAGGCATTGGCAGATCTATGCTTCCCTGTTTAGAAAGGACAGTTTTTCTGGGCCTGACGTTATCTAACTGAGTGTCATCCACCACAATTTTGTTATGAGAAATAAGTTTTGATATGTGTTCCTCCAGCCTCTTTTTCTCCAGCATCAGGGCTGTAGCTTTCTCAGCTGGCTCTGCCTTTGCACTGCTTCCGGCCGTGCACCTTGAGCTGCTGAAGGCAGTTTCGTTTTCCAGTTCGGCGCTGTGCTCACAGAGGCTGTGCAGCGGGCTGGAGGATGCCAACTGTTGTTCTGTGCTATCAGAGCGTGACAGATACCCTGAGTCGGTGCTCTCACACTTCTTTAGCTTGCAGTCAAATGGCTTGTAATCCCACTGTTTTTCTGAAGAGGTTGCTTGCTGCCTTTGCAACTGAACGTGTTTGTTGGCAGCTGGAGTTCTTTGCTCCTGCATCTTCTTTATCTGGCACTGACCATTTGGCAAGGCTACTGGAAATGATAAACTTAGAGGTTCTTTGTCAGAAACTTCCTGATCAGTCTTTGAACTAAAAGACTGATGAGCTCTTTCTTGATTTTCTGTAACTACTGACAAATTGCTTGTTGCTGGCACTGAAAGGTCATTAAGTTTCTTACTGTCTGTTACAGCACTGGTCTCCAAAGTCACCTGTTTCGTCTGCATCCCCTGGtcttcacagctgctgccatgtCCTTTGGTGCCTTGCTGTGATGGGATGCTCTCTGttgctttctcattttgctCCGCTGTACCACTGCTGTCAGAGTCTGAGGGTAGTTTGGTGTTGTTGACGTGTGTTTGAGTTCTTCTGTGTTTGTACAAATTACTTTGAGTTTTAAATGCAATACCACAAGTGGTGCATGggaagggtctctctcctgtgtgagAGCGAATATGTTTCTCAAGGACACTTGGCTTCAAGCAGTCTCGACCGCAGTGCTTACAGATATATTTCCCAGCATTTTTTGATTTTCCTGGGCTTCCAATGGGTGCGTTGGCAGAAGAATTTGGGGATGATAAAACTGGTAAAGTGCTCACTATGTTCAATGTTAGAGTTTGCCCAAGTTGTTTCTGAAACACTGACTGCGGCTGATCTGTGCCTTCGGAAGGAACAAGTGGGTTCAGGATCAGAGGTATGTTACTGCTATCCAGGTTTCCACAGCTCCTGCCAGCCACTAGCTGACTGCTTGGCTGAAAGCATCCTGGCTGGACAGGCTGGTACAGGGGGATGGTGAGGGCTTTTAGATACACAGGTTGAGACAGTGCTTGTTCCTGTGGAGGAACCACACTGCTTTGGCAGAGAGCTGAAGGACCCTGTGCAGGCTGAAGAGAAGAGGTTGGAAGTGGCTGGTCTGCTGGTGCAGCTGTCAGACCAGGATGCTTCTGTGCCTCCATTTCAAAGGTTATCTGTCAGGTACTCATGTATCTGTAGGGAAGGGGAAACAAAACCAGTAAGAGTCTTCAGATAGCTAAATataataaacatatttttattagtATATATAAATAAGGCAACCACTGGACTTAAAATGCTAGCAAATAATAATATAACAAATCATATATAGGCATTGTACAGACTACAATTACTATATTTTCCAGTTAAATTGATTCATCTTTCATTGCTAAGCTAGAAATTAGAGAGTTCTGCATagtgtaaagaaaaaatgaagaatgcgCTTAAAAAAACCTACAATAGGTGCACAAAGTATCAGAGATAAATCTGAGTATCAGATCTGCAGATGCAAGCTCTAGCCCAAACTCAGCAAAGCTGGGTGAGCTCTGAGGTACAGTGATGTCACTGTGTGTTATTGGGGATGGTTTGGAAAACCACTGAGGGTAAAAGGTCtttgggcagcttgttccaaaCACAGGACATTAAGCATGGCTGTATCATCTGAGTTTAACCAGATACGGCTAAAATTGAACCAATGTTCTCTCACACCAATGAGATTTACATAAATATGTACAAAGTAGAAAAGATGGTATCACAGCAAAATAGCAGGGTAAATTAAGGCTGTTGTTTGTGTAGCCCACATTCAGTTTGACTAATAAAAGGGGATAGGGTCAtacactgtttatttttagatgCTTTCAATTCcagctgaaaacattttatagaCAAAGGTTTTGGATGAAGTAAAGCCATTCTTATGAAAATCTGTCTAAATGTATTCAGGGTTGGTGCTGGTCCAGGctaatttgttttctaaacaaaaaattttattgcttttttttttgcttcttaaaaataaactgtttgaAACAAACTAGCTGACAGTTATTTTGGGAAAACATAATAGACCTCAGCATCACCTCATTCTAATTTGGGTAACAGGTGTTGTGTAGAGATGAAGTCTAATATTTGCTGCAAAATGTATAATAGCATGCAGGATTTATCTGCTCAGTGCAGATAAATTGCAACTGTACTTAACAAAGATAGCAGCAAGTAATGCAACATGAGTCATTGGCATTCATAAACTAGGCCTGCAGTAGTTCTGCCAAGGATGTTATGCAGACAGGAAAAGTGAATACCACGTAGCTAGAAGATCGAACAAATAAACCACATCAGACAAAACAGATGATAGTGTCTGTGCTCACCACCTTTCCCTGGAGAAGTGTGGAAATGTGGAATTCACGTTTCCACCCCATTAAGCCTCCTCCAGAGTCACAAACTTTTATCCCTCTTTGAACATCCTCCTGTGCGTGCACAGCTGATGGTCACTTTGAGGGCAGACTGGAAATGAGTAGGACTTGTAATGGGAAGATGTTTGTAGTATTTATCCTCTAGTCCCAAGTACCAGAACCTGTGTAATTTCACTCAAACTGTTAAGATTTCTGAGGCTCCAAAAACAGTATAATCCTATAAatcttttcagtgttctgtaaTATTCTTTGAGGAAAATATCTAAGTGGTTGCAGAACAGTTTTAAGAGTTTTATAATACATTTCAACCCGCTCTGGAAGTTTGCTACAGTctacagcaaacaaaatataCTCCTGTGGCTTGTATTCTGTACAAACATATTCTCTGTAGTAATCTGTATTCTGAAAAGTGGTATTTATCACATCCGCTGTTTATATGCAGaagttactgtatttttttgtaCACTGATAAAAATAGCTTATCTCAATTCTACCCCAGCACTCATTCTAGACAGTCCTTGCTTCCAGTGGGAAAACTTCCTTTGCTGATTATCCTGCAGACTGTTACTGGGCAGCTCCTACACAACCGTCTGAGCTCCATTTGTGGCTGTAGCATGGAACTGCCAGTATCAGATCCTGAGCATCCTTAGATGAGGAAACGTTTCCCATAAGCAAAACTAAGCACAGGATTTGGTATGcccaaaatttaaaaaattaattttttaagctATCAAAACTTGTCaattaaatgcaattattttgtCCCTAGATTGAGCTATTCTTTCAGGTATGTGCTGTAGGTAGGTCTGGAATACTACAAAGTAAAAAACTGGAGTATCTTCATATGACAAATCAGCGTAACAGaatctgttttattctgttaacCGGTAGGAAAAAAGACTAAGTAGATGTGTTCCCTATTTCTGtatattgtatattttttttcctaattccaAATATAGTTTATAAAACTTGCTGCTTTTTATCAGCAGTGTTATAATAATCTTGGATTATGCAACCAAGTGATGTTTCTTATCTGCTTGGCACACATGCACTGTCGATTGTCCATCAGAGTTAATAACGTGAAATGAACTTGCAACTGCTTATTTCCTGTATCTGTATGTCACTTCTTGGTATACCACTAAGAGGAGCATTATAGTCCTGAAGTCCAGATGCAGTGTTAGTTCCCTGGCTTGGTCTACAGGTACAGTCTGTAAACATAATACttaggttggttttttttttttgccatacaGATGCAGCTTTTCAACACTCTGAGCAAACAATGCACTGCACTGTCCTAGGAATCTTTGCATCTTTTAAAGCTTTTGGTGATCCCTACTTTAAATATAATATCATAAAGCATACAGAAAAGGAATCCTCTTTAGTTTGTAAATAATTTTAGCTCACATACCTGTTATTGAGGCACACATTTCAGCAAAAGTCTCACGTCTGTCAATACTTCATACAAGCAGAGAGAAACAGGGACAAAGACTTGAAACAGATTAGAAGtaggaagtattttttttacatcGGTGTCACAGTAACAACCttcagaaaacaggaagagatgaagcaaaagaaaatgaagtggcGTTTCAATCTGCTCTTATCCTTTTTTCACACAGGAGCCCAtaagcagaagcagctgctgatgAGTACAGGCATTTCATACTGCTTTCAGTGGCAGCACTCAGTGAAATCCGCTGGCACAGTGGTACCAATTTATCTTGGTCTCCCTAAAGATAATTTGCCTGTAACCTTAAAGTACAGATATCTCCCAAAATGCCTTGGAAAAGGAAGCAATGGAGGAGAGAAGCTACTTGCTGTATATGAAAAGCTAAACTCATCCAGGGAGGGCATTATTCCAGCGgtgcctgcagcagggtggTAACCAGCAGGCAAAATGCTGCAAGGATGTCAGAAGTGTTTGGGGTGTTCTCAGCACACCTCTCCAAAACTTGTGAAAAGCTGTAGTGAAAGCAGGACAGGACTCAGCCAGGAGACATGAAAAGATCATTTTTGAATTTAAACTGTTTGTGGGTTAACTTTGGTAAAAGTCCTCAAACAAAATGATCAGCTGAGGTGACCAGCAAGGAGAGCTTACACATGTACTGCTTTAAAACATGCATTGgaatggctgctgctgctgttacacTGAGTAAATCCCAGCCTGGAATAGGCAAGATTTGTGCCCGATAATCTTACAACATCAGCATATCTGACCTGAAAGATTTCGTCATGAACTCTCCATTTCAGAAGGTGTGGTGTTTAATATGTTCATAGCTCAGTAAGCATGCACCAAATCCAAATagctgcagcctgctggtgTGGATCGGACAGGAGTGAAACTGTAATATTTATGATGATTTGTCCAACATCCACTCTAGCAGAAACTTTCTTTTAGTAATTTGGTTAATAGGCCGATGCTGGAGATGTAAATGGATTTTAATTCTACACAGCCTTATTGATCTCAGGGAGTTCTGCCTGTTGTTTGggtattttcagttcttttctgtATTCTATTTTAATAGACCTCCAACACTGTTGGTGGAGAAATATGTCTGTCTTATCCTTCCTATCTTTCTTGCCTGTCTTTTAGTTATGTGGTTAGCAGGGCCTCGTATTGTTGCCTAAAATCCTACTTGTTTCCATCATACGCTGAATTGGTCCTAGTAATGGTAATGTAAATGCTTAAAATCAGAGACTCTAGAAAACTAACTGACACTGTGCACTGCTTTACAACAGACCCACGCTGTCCATATGGGTAAAGGGGACTGTGTGCAGCAACTGgtgtcagctctgctgggagatATGTTCCTAAAGCAGTGGATTCTAAAAAGAAATAGTTAAATATAGCAAGTTACAACTAAAGCAGGTGGCTGACTGAATTCAGCCCCTATCGTATGGTTTCAGGGCTTAGCAGAGACTTTTGAAGCTTGATCTGATATTCCTAACCCTTATACAATGAGCCTGGAATCAGACTGATGCCACCAGTGTGATGATCCCCATGTATATGAGTGAACAGACTGCTCCAAGGGCTACAACAAACATCAGCTGAATGCTTACTGACAACTAGTATCGTACTACATTAATtctatttgaaattaatttgaaactaattatttttgttttccatctttaGCCACTCTCTGTAGGCATTACTAACTCAGAATCTCTGTGCAAGATCACTTCTGTTCATTTAAGTTCAAACTATTATCCTGCTCAAGGAAACCCAATTAATTTCAATTGGCCAACATAGAGCAAAGTAGCTAGTTTAGCTATGTATAAGGATAAGCCTAGTGTCAGGGACAGGGCAGGGTATATGTGGTGCTTACAAACTCATTTCATACTTAATTCTAGTCTTGATCAGGAATGGAAGTGATAAATCCACATACCACTGGCATGTGTTTTAAGTTCCAAGAATGTGTGGAAAGGGCTGCTTCCCAGGCATTTATACCCTGCACCTGCCAGAGATACCTGCAGGATTTTAGTCAAAGCTGTGACCAAGTGGAAGTAGCAATAAGCCTGCTTCCTATAGGAACAGGCTCATAGATTTCAAAGACCCTATCAACCGCATTTTAAAGTTTAAAGTAAATAAAGTGTCTTAAAAATTGTTAactattaattttctttatgaaGACAATAATGCTGAGAAGAGCACATGGTATCTGTGCATTAGATACAGATACTGTAATTATCATTTCCAGCTGCTAGGCTACCACTGATGGCTAGCAGGAGGTGTCAGGGTTTATAAGAGCTCTCTTAATTGACTAGACAAAactatttaaatacaaatataatgAAGTAACAGTGAACTACAGAGCCAGAAATAAATTTCATGCAGGTACATCAAACACTGCTACTTTGATGTCAAATAAATGTTTGTGAGTTCACCCTCATGCTGGAGCTTTCTAGATCTCAATTCAAATTTGCAGATGGCACTGATGCCTTTTCTGATtagcacagaaatgaaatccTGTT from Gallus gallus isolate bGalGal1 chromosome 20, bGalGal1.mat.broiler.GRCg7b, whole genome shotgun sequence includes these protein-coding regions:
- the ZNF831 gene encoding zinc finger protein 831 produces the protein MEAQKHPGLTAAPADQPLPTSSLQPAQGPSALCQSSVVPPQEQALSQPVYLKALTIPLYQPVQPGCFQPSSQLVAGRSCGNLDSSNIPLILNPLVPSEGTDQPQSVFQKQLGQTLTLNIVSTLPVLSSPNSSANAPIGSPGKSKNAGKYICKHCGRDCLKPSVLEKHIRSHTGERPFPCTTCGIAFKTQSNLYKHRRTQTHVNNTKLPSDSDSSGTAEQNEKATESIPSQQGTKGHGSSCEDQGMQTKQVTLETSAVTDSKKLNDLSVPATSNLSVVTENQERAHQSFSSKTDQEVSDKEPLSLSFPVALPNGQCQIKKMQEQRTPAANKHVQLQRQQATSSEKQWDYKPFDCKLKKCESTDSGYLSRSDSTEQQLASSSPLHSLCEHSAELENETAFSSSRCTAGSSAKAEPAEKATALMLEKKRLEEHISKLISHNKIVVDDTQLDNVRPRKTVLSKQGSIDLPMPYTYKDSFHFDIRTSDTNRKKNLSLCSAKSTLAPLEKCKPMFFHSVPTQFSTTIDAVPVTRSNSLPFVEGTRAVHDNAGCSKPLPLTKQSVNTGAATLLPSNNLVANSVDFPSSHPRALVRQTAVDDLPLSNVADHPPSEELQTSTRLGTGETVGTKNKKHSQRKLKMFSEEKWQMYGDETFKKIYQKMKSSQHARKIKERGNRITDITGSSPDAKESVSSTGIAEEKDVRSSESDSLSSLVTTELNTAKSETGANGNHIPHSASLEGTTDSLTYIMETSHSVHVSSHTAVSKTSQDRRGSDTDKHTGGNNTLPAPSGCEHRLQKTHCQPCTNRMKDDCLPGLSSKWEESSPGKEPSTFASDYKSTSNNYGNHNRNQETGRHALMPLWVHCSNRESLGKSQNLPSERKKLKVEVEKKENIVSKCCPSPCSEGSAVNEAQTACCIITPCLSTAPAKLSSKAEEQELSTRVNESAGGAEDVDCMKTTRLPTKAVPSGDVNPPSHSAGISKASPAGFLRPEFRGSDCDTFALHNTADKDVKTCLVKIGAPRFSDNAANAPSKTHHLQSGQLTPVPPKNAFSPKYILKLPQDKRNSDLSILLRSEQVTPCTSVTDSSTNPPCSSNSRSPCSHSSDVLWSPLQFEVRQKGSQGELRWNVHANWRTPVLRSTVSSETANILTTVDSTFYRDEIMRGAWKNKQNKNKLNYQKQTEGKWMSVTASSAQTPKKICFTSMYSSGFVISADIKEEQLLHQLCSGGDSLMTTSGQREASRKDAESTVMGWDTCGSPCVLKDTSPTSEDMEQSQSSKDSSTYLCHSFGTFYCHALTTHCEEFPAPHSNSLTSYSESCTVLSTKSTFPSLNAETRLTWCCLTKSLPLPAEQKGNADSAYSSMHIHKESSNECTLSKCDISIFKMKNVSKAVADGFTNKSLKTLPSSFSQGQQMQELCSAAPGGAFKNVSEKKKKPSVCKKEKPATNKPKRSHKQKKIKPPPKWYGGRHIHGYTQLKMNRLNKRHCFPNRTLDVLKKGCSSRGCKFNPNKKCHSPQSKVPENYLHQQKDSSCSASDKLLCVRKKEGKNNSGIFSHIENLNHIKQNDKEDKQDISGKIREHTTSFSFQNTAPLEVPMTAHSFPSSVNTALQEVSSDAELCCSVTQPLVLQRSVPEEAQTNVQTDSVASSFWSCPFGLTNTIKGDQSISTNSETTCPLPFGLEASQEKVPNVELEIQSFGTLDLVFQASGRAEDRAEENTCSSSKENSTHSSQAGCLHSLGSKAESHLESVSMAKSPHTECTEQENSQKIFHFHRAAEKNGAHQQTETYGRQHETASSAFKKPSVTLRSPEFNNYSATPSKTYKKRGLEMMRKQIRVEYDDTSSDDEDRLVIEI